The Hyphomicrobiales bacterium genome has a window encoding:
- the aspS gene encoding Aspartate--tRNA(Asp/Asn) ligase, with protein MTLHRYRSHTCGALRESDIGQTVRLSGWCHRIRDHGGVLFIDLRDHYGMTQVVVDPDSPAFADAEAARSEWVIRIDGKVKARLEGTENPNLATGKVEVFATALEVLGPAAELPLPVFGDLEYPEDTRLKYRFLDLRREKLHNNIMLRTKVIDSMRRRMKDSGFSEFQTPILTASSPEGARDFLVPSRLHPGKFYALPQAPQQYKQLLMMAGFDRYFQIAPCFRDEDPRADRLPGEFYQLDVEMSFVEQEDVFATMEPVITGVFEEFAEGKTVSRNWPRIPYAEAMAKYGSDKPDLRNPLIMQDVSEHFRGSGFKVFARILEGEKNRVWAIPAPGGGSRAFCDRMNSWAQGEGQPGLGYLMVKEDGEGQGPIANNIGPERVAAIIAQMGLKGGDACFFVAGDPDKFVKFAGSARNKVGQELSLIDENAYAFAWIVDFPMFEYNEDEKKVDFSHNPFSMPQGGLKALTEEDPLSLKAFQYDIACNGYELASGGIRNHKPEAMVKAFEIAGYGEETVIERFGGMYRAFQYGAPPHGGMAAGIDRIIMLLAGATNLREVALFPMNQQAVDLLMGAPAEASPKQLREANLRVNIPEKNG; from the coding sequence GTGACCCTGCATCGCTACCGTTCCCACACCTGCGGCGCGCTCCGCGAGAGCGACATCGGCCAGACCGTGCGCCTCTCCGGCTGGTGCCATCGTATCCGCGACCATGGCGGCGTCCTCTTCATCGATCTGCGCGACCATTACGGCATGACGCAGGTGGTGGTGGACCCGGATTCGCCGGCCTTCGCCGATGCGGAAGCCGCGCGTTCCGAATGGGTGATCCGCATCGACGGCAAGGTGAAGGCGCGTCTCGAGGGCACAGAGAACCCGAACCTCGCTACCGGCAAGGTCGAGGTCTTCGCGACCGCGCTCGAAGTGCTTGGCCCGGCCGCCGAGCTGCCGCTGCCGGTGTTCGGCGATCTCGAATATCCCGAGGATACGCGCCTCAAATACCGCTTCCTCGATCTGCGTCGCGAGAAGCTGCACAACAACATCATGCTGCGCACCAAGGTCATCGACTCGATGCGCCGCCGCATGAAGGATTCGGGCTTTTCCGAGTTCCAGACGCCGATCCTGACCGCGTCCTCGCCGGAGGGCGCGCGTGACTTCCTGGTGCCGAGCCGTCTGCATCCCGGCAAGTTCTATGCGCTGCCGCAGGCGCCGCAGCAGTACAAGCAGCTCCTGATGATGGCGGGCTTCGACCGCTACTTCCAGATCGCGCCCTGCTTCCGGGACGAGGATCCGCGCGCCGACCGCCTGCCGGGCGAGTTCTACCAGCTCGACGTCGAGATGAGCTTCGTCGAGCAGGAGGATGTGTTCGCCACGATGGAGCCGGTAATTACCGGCGTCTTCGAGGAGTTCGCCGAGGGCAAGACCGTTTCGCGCAACTGGCCGCGCATCCCCTATGCCGAGGCCATGGCGAAATACGGCTCCGACAAGCCGGACTTGCGCAACCCGCTGATCATGCAGGACGTCTCCGAGCATTTCCGCGGCTCGGGCTTCAAGGTCTTCGCGCGCATCCTGGAGGGTGAGAAGAACCGCGTCTGGGCCATTCCGGCGCCGGGCGGCGGCAGCCGCGCCTTCTGCGACCGGATGAACTCCTGGGCGCAAGGTGAGGGGCAGCCTGGCCTCGGCTATCTGATGGTCAAGGAAGACGGCGAAGGGCAGGGCCCGATCGCCAACAACATCGGGCCGGAGCGCGTCGCCGCCATCATCGCGCAGATGGGGCTGAAGGGCGGCGATGCCTGCTTCTTCGTCGCGGGCGATCCCGACAAGTTCGTCAAATTCGCGGGCAGCGCCCGCAACAAGGTCGGCCAGGAACTCAGCCTGATCGACGAGAATGCCTATGCTTTCGCCTGGATCGTCGACTTCCCGATGTTCGAGTACAACGAGGACGAGAAGAAGGTCGATTTCTCGCACAACCCCTTCTCCATGCCGCAGGGCGGGCTGAAGGCGTTGACCGAGGAGGACCCGCTCTCGCTCAAGGCCTTCCAGTACGACATCGCCTGCAACGGTTACGAGCTGGCCTCCGGCGGCATCCGCAACCACAAGCCGGAGGCGATGGTGAAGGCCTTCGAGATCGCCGGCTATGGCGAGGAGACGGTGATCGAGCGCTTCGGCGGCATGTATCGCGCCTTCCAGTACGGCGCGCCGCCGCATGGCGGCATGGCTGCCGGCATCGACCGCATCATCATGCTGCTCGCGGGCGCGACGAACCTGCGCGAGGTCGCGTTGTTCCCGATGAACCAGCAGGCGGTCGATCTGCTGATGGGTGCGCCGGCGGAAGCGTCGCCGAAGCAGCTGCGCGAGGCCAATCTGAGGGTCAACATTCCCGAGAAGAACGGCTGA
- a CDS encoding conserved exported hypothetical protein (Evidence 4 : Unknown function but conserved in other organisms) yields MIRLPAGRVLPLACFLILPLGACVAGQADTSAGRASELATTVSRASACRAGAPQRSTLDRFLATEKARGASDEQIAAARSAYVSVSEAEIINQGIRPQPCTAEERAQLRERMGRIRAGDFDAS; encoded by the coding sequence ATGATCCGTCTGCCTGCCGGGCGAGTGCTGCCGCTCGCCTGCTTCCTCATCCTGCCGCTCGGCGCCTGTGTCGCCGGCCAGGCCGATACCAGCGCCGGGCGTGCCTCGGAGCTGGCGACGACCGTCTCGCGCGCGAGCGCCTGCCGGGCCGGCGCGCCGCAGCGCTCGACGCTCGATCGCTTCCTTGCCACCGAGAAGGCACGCGGAGCCAGCGACGAGCAGATCGCCGCGGCGCGGTCCGCCTATGTCAGCGTTTCCGAGGCCGAGATCATCAATCAGGGCATCCGTCCGCAGCCCTGCACGGCTGAGGAACGGGCCCAGCTCAGGGAACGGATGGGGCGCATCCGGGCCGGGGATTTCGACGCCTCCTGA
- a CDS encoding conserved hypothetical protein (Evidence 4 : Unknown function but conserved in other organisms), translated as MTIPKPLVAGPVLLALAGCTGVAGPLPGTVEYAAATVSRAYDCGLRVDRGGIIARLDRHDRQRFVEANARYAVKSYKAPHRCEVAERERVRGEVGALARR; from the coding sequence ATGACGATCCCCAAGCCGCTTGTCGCGGGGCCGGTGCTGCTGGCGCTCGCAGGATGCACCGGCGTTGCCGGTCCGCTGCCGGGCACGGTCGAATACGCCGCTGCCACGGTCTCGCGGGCCTATGATTGCGGCCTGCGGGTCGACCGTGGCGGCATCATCGCCCGGCTCGACCGGCATGACCGCCAACGCTTCGTCGAGGCCAATGCCCGCTACGCGGTCAAGTCCTACAAGGCGCCGCATCGCTGCGAGGTTGCCGAGCGCGAGCGGGTCCGAGGCGAGGTCGGGGCGCTCGCCCGCCGCTGA
- a CDS encoding Glycosyl transferase, which translates to MPAAAITAIVVSYDSAEVLPACLDALARENVPAIVVDNASSDGSRSLAAEKGARVVANARNEGYGRANNIGVAAADTPYVLIVNPDLELAAGAAAALLAAAERYPDAGMFAPRIVEPSGRIFLQPRSLLSPAHLNRSGAMVVPEGDACLPFLSGACLLIRRELFLALGGFDPAIFLFYEDDDLCRRMRDAGHALIHVHSAQARHGRGRSTAPSPQRRFTARWHLAWSEGYIARKYGLPEPGPIRALANLGKAMGYGLLLNRTKMSAHAGSVAGARAWRRGESALAHEGLEVSP; encoded by the coding sequence ATGCCCGCCGCCGCCATCACCGCCATCGTCGTGAGTTACGACAGCGCAGAGGTTCTGCCCGCCTGCCTCGATGCGCTGGCGCGCGAGAACGTACCGGCGATCGTCGTCGACAACGCCAGCAGCGACGGGAGCCGCAGCCTTGCGGCCGAGAAGGGCGCGCGCGTCGTCGCGAACGCGCGCAACGAGGGCTATGGACGCGCCAACAATATCGGCGTGGCCGCGGCTGACACGCCCTATGTGCTGATCGTCAATCCGGATCTGGAGCTTGCGGCCGGCGCGGCCGCCGCGTTGCTCGCCGCCGCCGAGCGTTATCCGGACGCAGGCATGTTCGCGCCGCGCATCGTCGAGCCTTCCGGGCGCATCTTCCTGCAGCCGCGCTCGCTCTTGTCGCCCGCGCATCTCAACCGCAGCGGCGCCATGGTCGTGCCGGAGGGCGATGCCTGCCTGCCGTTCCTCTCGGGCGCCTGCCTGCTGATCCGGCGCGAGCTGTTCCTCGCGCTCGGCGGGTTCGATCCGGCGATCTTCCTGTTCTACGAGGATGACGATCTGTGCCGGCGCATGCGCGACGCCGGCCACGCGCTGATCCATGTCCACAGCGCGCAGGCACGACATGGCCGGGGCCGCTCCACAGCGCCATCGCCGCAGCGGCGCTTCACGGCGCGCTGGCATCTCGCCTGGTCGGAGGGTTACATCGCGCGCAAATACGGCCTGCCGGAGCCGGGGCCGATTCGCGCGCTCGCGAATCTCGGCAAGGCGATGGGCTACGGCCTTCTGCTCAACCGCACGAAGATGAGCGCCCATGCCGGCTCGGTCGCGGGGGCGCGGGCCTGGCGGCGCGGCGAAAGCGCGCTGGCGCATGAGGGGCTGGAGGTTTCACCATGA
- a CDS encoding Acyltransferase: MIGRAPRVAKALANPHNNFGLLRLVMAVAVVISHAFSVTDGRVEQEPWYATTGFTLGEHAVNGFFAISGFLVTMSFLRRGWRDYVLARLLRIAPGLIAATLVVALVIGGLMTNLDRSAYFSDPRLWRFIVATLTSFKSAAALPGVFEANPLQFPMGTVWTLKYETLCYLGVLVAGVAGLLARPRIALAALVALSLAVVLREVLTPEGPKGTETALRLPLLFLAGGVIYLYRERVTLSLPLLALALLALVPLSFTPLYKAALYLVTAWGALVVALAPALTRRSLEPPADLSYGVYLYGWPVQQALHALFPSLGAVVLLWPSLAATVVIAALSWFLIEKPALDLKRRLLRGA; this comes from the coding sequence ATGATCGGGCGTGCGCCGCGCGTCGCGAAAGCGCTCGCCAACCCCCACAATAATTTCGGGCTGCTGCGCCTCGTCATGGCGGTCGCCGTGGTGATCTCCCACGCCTTCAGCGTCACGGACGGGCGGGTCGAGCAGGAGCCGTGGTACGCCACGACGGGCTTCACGCTCGGCGAGCACGCGGTCAACGGCTTCTTCGCGATCTCGGGCTTCCTCGTCACGATGAGCTTCCTGCGGCGCGGCTGGCGCGACTATGTGCTGGCACGGCTGCTGCGGATCGCGCCCGGTCTGATCGCGGCGACGCTGGTCGTCGCCCTGGTGATCGGCGGATTGATGACCAATCTCGATCGGTCGGCCTATTTCAGCGATCCGCGGCTGTGGCGCTTCATCGTCGCGACACTGACCAGCTTCAAGAGCGCCGCGGCCTTGCCGGGCGTGTTCGAGGCCAATCCGCTGCAATTCCCGATGGGAACGGTGTGGACGCTGAAATACGAGACGCTGTGCTATCTCGGCGTTCTGGTCGCGGGCGTCGCCGGGCTTCTCGCCAGGCCGCGGATCGCTCTGGCCGCGCTCGTGGCATTGTCGCTGGCGGTGGTCCTGCGCGAGGTGCTGACGCCCGAAGGACCCAAGGGCACCGAAACGGCGCTGCGCCTGCCGCTGCTCTTCCTCGCCGGCGGCGTGATCTATCTCTATCGCGAGCGGGTGACGCTCTCGCTGCCGCTGCTGGCCCTGGCGCTTCTCGCTCTGGTGCCGCTTTCCTTCACGCCGCTCTACAAGGCGGCGCTCTATCTCGTCACCGCCTGGGGAGCGCTCGTGGTCGCGCTGGCACCGGCGCTGACGCGCCGCTCCCTCGAGCCGCCGGCCGATCTGTCCTACGGCGTCTATCTCTATGGCTGGCCGGTGCAGCAGGCCCTGCACGCGCTGTTCCCGAGCCTTGGCGCGGTCGTGCTGCTGTGGCCTTCGCTGGCCGCGACCGTCGTGATCGCGGCGCTGTCGTGGTTCCTGATCGAGAAGCCGGCGCTCGACCTCAAGCGCCGGTTGCTGCGCGGGGCCTGA
- a CDS encoding CatB-related O-acetyltransferase, producing MRSEPESAVAPEDRAWRPSALQAWWAALPPTTRGWLRKRVNPDNQTRLHLAHLVARRPEQFVVGLYTYGRPKVRFPESGAKLTIGRYGSIADRTEILLGGNHRLDWATTYPFPSLPRLWPETAHRNDHDTTRGDVVIGHDVWLGSQCMIMSGVRIGHGAVVAARAVVTRDVPPYAIVAGNPARIVRSRFDDSSVAALLESRWWELPRERIAPLLPLLMSDRIADFVAAVRPRAATGA from the coding sequence ATGCGCTCTGAGCCGGAGAGCGCCGTCGCTCCCGAGGACCGCGCCTGGCGCCCATCGGCGCTGCAGGCCTGGTGGGCGGCTCTGCCGCCCACCACGCGCGGCTGGCTGCGCAAGCGGGTGAACCCGGACAACCAGACCCGGCTGCATCTGGCACATCTCGTCGCCCGGCGGCCGGAGCAGTTCGTCGTCGGGCTCTACACCTATGGCCGGCCGAAGGTGCGCTTCCCCGAAAGCGGCGCGAAACTGACCATCGGCCGCTACGGCTCGATCGCCGACCGCACCGAGATTCTGCTCGGCGGCAACCATCGGCTCGACTGGGCGACGACCTACCCCTTCCCCTCCCTGCCGCGCCTCTGGCCCGAGACCGCCCACAGGAACGACCACGACACCACGCGTGGCGACGTCGTCATCGGCCACGACGTCTGGCTCGGCTCGCAATGCATGATCATGTCCGGCGTCCGCATCGGCCATGGCGCCGTCGTCGCGGCGCGGGCCGTCGTGACGCGCGACGTGCCGCCCTACGCGATCGTCGCTGGCAACCCGGCGCGCATCGTCAGGTCGCGCTTCGACGACAGCTCCGTCGCAGCCCTGCTCGAAAGCCGCTGGTGGGAATTGCCGCGCGAGCGAATCGCCCCTCTCCTGCCCCTTCTGATGAGCGACCGGATCGCCGACTTCGTCGCCGCGGTCAGGCCCCGCGCAGCAACCGGCGCTTGA